A window from Streptomyces sp. SAI-127 encodes these proteins:
- a CDS encoding phenazine antibiotic biosynthesis protein, which produces MPIGSFTVLDAGPFDGVDPDDYVRAAMQWHFTPETGSQYWLERVDRLGFDPRHDVKGVADLALFPDLTDELRDVQVSDLVPRGYGPQARPLHVFESGGTTGAPKRVVQMDDWARHGSEQVTRRLRDHALPVGALWLTVAPTGPHLVGDVLQRAAAGLGSPGLGVDMDPRWVKKLVAAGRRDEVDAYTDHLVDQCRRILLGQDIGVIAATTPMLERFARDSDLVEVINGKAQAIIWGGTHMDPDTRDLLRTEVFPDVPLIGMYGNTMMLTALLERVGLTASEPCVFDPVSPYVFLSIVDPDTGQQVAEGERGQVVVSHVSKSMLIPNNRERDTALRVRAADGHAGDAVADVAPVPAVEGETVIEGVY; this is translated from the coding sequence ATGCCGATTGGCTCATTCACCGTTCTGGACGCCGGACCCTTCGACGGGGTGGACCCCGACGACTACGTCAGGGCGGCCATGCAGTGGCACTTCACTCCCGAGACGGGGTCCCAGTACTGGCTGGAACGGGTCGACCGGCTCGGTTTCGACCCCCGCCACGACGTCAAGGGCGTGGCGGATCTGGCGCTCTTTCCCGATCTGACGGACGAGCTGCGCGATGTGCAGGTGTCCGATCTCGTCCCCCGCGGCTACGGTCCGCAGGCCCGACCGCTGCACGTGTTCGAGAGCGGCGGCACGACCGGGGCACCCAAGCGGGTCGTGCAGATGGACGACTGGGCGCGGCACGGCAGCGAGCAGGTGACCCGCCGGCTCCGGGACCACGCACTGCCGGTCGGCGCGCTGTGGCTGACCGTGGCGCCGACCGGCCCGCACCTCGTCGGCGATGTGCTGCAACGTGCCGCGGCAGGTCTCGGCAGCCCCGGGCTGGGGGTCGACATGGATCCCCGCTGGGTCAAGAAGCTCGTCGCCGCGGGCCGTCGCGACGAGGTCGACGCCTACACCGACCATCTCGTGGACCAGTGCCGGCGCATCCTGCTCGGCCAGGACATCGGTGTCATAGCCGCCACCACCCCGATGCTGGAGCGCTTCGCCCGGGACAGCGACCTCGTGGAGGTCATCAACGGCAAAGCCCAGGCAATCATCTGGGGCGGCACCCACATGGATCCCGACACCCGGGACCTGTTGCGGACCGAGGTGTTTCCCGACGTGCCACTGATTGGCATGTACGGCAACACCATGATGCTCACCGCGCTTTTGGAGCGGGTCGGTCTCACGGCGTCGGAGCCGTGTGTGTTCGACCCCGTCTCGCCGTACGTCTTCCTGAGCATCGTGGATCCCGACACCGGGCAACAGGTGGCGGAGGGCGAGCGGGGGCAGGTGGTGGTGAGCCACGTCAGCAAGTCCATGCTGATCCCCAACAACAGAGAACGGGACACCGCGTTGCGGGTCCGCGCGGCTGACGGCCACGCCGGGGACGCCGTCGCCGACGTCGCGCCGGTTCCTGCGGTCGAGGGTGAGACGGTCATCGAGGGGGTCTACTGA
- a CDS encoding N-acetyltransferase gives MRQGLRIVRVDQDDEPRVAALHRRCSAAARWHRYHRAMGDPDTYLGPLLSRPHSVHLAVQDSRERLVAIGHLLSDGGDAEATLLVEDTWQNKGLGTRLLEELGWFAVVLGVPDVYGVIHPDDARMAAVLQRTGVPLRMVLETGSATTVRARTQDIGLALACSPTRRGWWQRGAGKHLVWGSSARPWAPWAGVQRVLRRSFEEASPTC, from the coding sequence ATGCGACAGGGACTGCGGATCGTGCGCGTCGACCAGGACGACGAGCCCCGTGTGGCCGCTCTGCACCGCCGGTGCTCCGCCGCCGCCCGGTGGCATCGCTACCACCGGGCCATGGGCGACCCCGACACCTACCTGGGGCCGCTGCTGTCCCGACCCCACTCGGTGCACCTGGCGGTGCAGGACTCGCGGGAGCGGCTCGTCGCGATAGGGCATCTGCTGTCGGACGGCGGTGACGCCGAGGCAACGCTGCTGGTGGAGGACACCTGGCAGAACAAAGGGCTGGGCACCCGGCTCCTGGAAGAACTCGGCTGGTTCGCCGTCGTGTTGGGCGTACCTGATGTCTACGGGGTCATCCACCCCGACGACGCCCGCATGGCGGCCGTGCTGCAACGCACCGGCGTTCCGCTGCGCATGGTCCTGGAGACGGGCAGTGCGACGACGGTCCGGGCCCGGACGCAGGACATTGGCCTCGCCCTCGCCTGCTCGCCAACGCGACGTGGGTGGTGGCAACGCGGTGCTGGAAAGCACCTTGTGTGGGGGTCGTCGGCACGTCCGTGGGCCCCTTGGGCTGGAGTTCAGCGGGTTCTCCGGCGCTCCTTCGAGGAAGCGTCGCCTACTTGCTGA
- the ilvC gene encoding ketol-acid reductoisomerase: MAELFYDTDADLSIIQGRKVAVIGYGSQGHAHALSLRDSGVDVRVGLHEGSKSRAKAEEQGLRVVTVREAAAEADVIMILVPDPLQGDIYEQHIAPNLKDGDALFFGHGFNIRFGFIKPPANVDVCMVAPKGPGHLVRRQYEEGRGVPCLVAVEQDATGNAFPLALSYAKGIGGTRAGVIRTTFTEETETDLFGEQAVLAGGVSALVKAGFETLTEAGYQPEIAYFECLHELKLIVDLMYEGGLEKMRWSISETAEWGDYVTGPRIITDATKAEMKKVLAEIQDGAFAENWMAEYHGGLKKYAEYKRQDSEHLLETTGKQLRKLMSWVNDEERS, encoded by the coding sequence ATGGCCGAGCTGTTCTATGACACCGACGCCGACCTGTCCATCATCCAGGGCCGCAAGGTCGCGGTCATCGGTTACGGGAGCCAGGGTCATGCCCACGCGCTGTCGCTGCGTGACTCGGGTGTGGACGTGCGCGTGGGGCTGCACGAGGGTTCCAAGTCCCGGGCGAAGGCCGAGGAGCAGGGCCTGCGTGTGGTGACGGTGAGGGAAGCCGCCGCCGAGGCCGACGTCATCATGATCCTCGTCCCAGACCCGCTCCAGGGCGACATCTACGAGCAGCACATCGCCCCGAACCTGAAGGACGGCGACGCGCTGTTTTTCGGGCATGGTTTCAACATCCGCTTCGGCTTCATCAAGCCCCCGGCGAACGTGGACGTGTGCATGGTCGCCCCCAAGGGCCCGGGCCACCTGGTGCGTCGCCAGTACGAGGAGGGCCGCGGCGTTCCGTGTCTGGTGGCGGTCGAGCAGGACGCCACAGGAAACGCCTTCCCGCTGGCCCTGTCGTACGCCAAGGGCATCGGTGGCACCCGTGCGGGCGTCATCAGGACGACCTTCACCGAGGAGACCGAGACCGACCTGTTCGGTGAGCAGGCCGTGCTCGCCGGTGGAGTGTCAGCCCTGGTCAAGGCGGGCTTCGAGACGCTGACCGAGGCGGGCTACCAGCCGGAGATCGCCTACTTCGAGTGCCTGCACGAACTCAAGCTCATCGTCGACCTCATGTACGAGGGCGGCCTGGAGAAGATGCGCTGGTCGATCTCCGAGACCGCCGAGTGGGGCGACTACGTCACCGGCCCGCGCATCATCACCGACGCCACCAAGGCCGAAATGAAGAAGGTCCTCGCCGAGATCCAGGACGGCGCCTTCGCCGAGAACTGGATGGCCGAGTACCACGGAGGTCTGAAGAAGTACGCCGAGTACAAGCGGCAGGACTCCGAGCACCTGCTGGAGACCACTGGCAAGCAGCTGCGCAAGCTGATGAGTTGGGTCAACGACGAGGAGCGCTCGTGA